A region of Fusarium keratoplasticum isolate Fu6.1 chromosome 6, whole genome shotgun sequence DNA encodes the following proteins:
- a CDS encoding Potassium transport protein: MWRPELNFVKLHYLYILLLGLLSFVVLYPEGNISAIDAYFMGASASTVTGLATVDLKELRVYQQLYLYFVPMFANLVFINIIVVVVRLFWFNRHLKKAAPFLLRQRRRNGNGGGGVVQKENDPELGSGLPRPETPSPQSSPEASGGPTPPSPARTVIEDTLPRIEERSRTEPPPSKAPRLAPPRAAVDDEKLPEDDDEEEGEDSKRANQLEPRITFDPSTDHHPRHEATLYIPGPRDRDRGKPLVELNGTNGDGRDDDEIETITRTYSTPGSNLRRRRSAGLRISEARSMERVATVASSMFVIGGGRDPRRERLATAPTMAAGDFPQLSREVTIGRNSMFHNLSSQDREELGGIEYRSLKLLLKIILTYFFGLHFIGMICLIGWIQYAPSKYTDHIEESGQNKIWWAIYSAQTMVDNLGFTLTPDSMMTFSDAPAPMLIMSVLALAGHTFYPVILRFILWSTSKLLPEDSSLHEPLSFLLNHPRRCYTLLFPSGPTLALLGILALLNIVDILFIILLDLDNPAVASLPGWPRFAASVFQAVSSRHTGTTSFNLAAVNPAVQMSLLVMMYVSVYPISIAVRSSNTYEERSLGLYEPSIQPDEQNGGSYFVTHLRNQLSFDLWYICLGLFCVCIAESKRIMNGDDPAFTTWAILFEGVSAYCNVGLSLGYPTIASSFCTEYSTFSKLVICAMMIRGRHRGLPYALDRAIVLPDEKSLGTEVATEDHDHDE; encoded by the exons ATGTGGCGCCCAGAACTGAACTTTGTCAAGTTGCATT ACTTGTACATCCTCTTgctcggcctcctcagcttTGTGGTCCTGTACCCTGAGGGCAATATCAGTGCCATCGATGCCTATTTTATGGGCGCCAGTGCCTCGACCGTCACAGGTCTAGCCAC TGTCGACCTCAAGGAACTGCGGGTCTACCAGCAGCTGTACCTGTACTTTGTGCCCATGTTCGCGAACCTGGTATTTATCAACATTATTGTAGTCGTTGTGCGCCTGTTTTGGTTCAATCGCCACTTGAAAAAGGCTG CTCCATTCCTTCTGCGACAGCGCCGCCGAAACGGTaacggcggcggtggtgtGGTCCAGAAAGAGAACGACCCCGAACTTGGTTCAGGGCTCCCGCGGCCAGAAACACCTAGCCCGCAGTCTAGTCCTGAAGCATCTGGCGGCCCTACACCACCAAGCCCGGCTCGAACGGTTATCGAGGACACCCTCCCTCGCATCGAGGAGAGGAGCCGGACAGAGCCTCCGCCCTCCAAGGCACCTCGTCTAGCTCCCCCGCGTGCGGCAGTAGATGATGAGAAACTCcccgaagatgatgatgaggaggagggagaagacTCTAAGCGGGCAAACCAGCTGGAGCCCAGGATCACGTTCGACCCGTCTACCGACCACCATCCCAGACATGAAGCCACACTTTATATCCCTGGCCCCCGTGATCGCGATCGAG GAAAGCCACTGGTAGAGCTAAACGGGACAAACGGGGACGGTAGAGATG ACGACGAAATCGAGACAATCACTCGAACGTATTCGACGCCTGGCAGTAATCTCCGTCGCCGCCGCAGTGCTGGTCTCCGAATCAGTGAAGCCCGCTCTATGGAGCGCGTCGCCACCGTAGCCTCGTCCATGTTCGTTATTGGCGGTGGTCGAGACCCGCGTAGGGAGCGCCTGGCTACCGCACCGACAATGGCCGCAGGAGACTTTCCGCAGCTCTCGCGCGAGGTCACCATTGGTCGTAATTCCATGTTCCACAACTTGTCGTCCCAGGATCGCGAAGAACTCGGTGGCATCGAGTACAGAAGCTTAAAGTTGCTTCTCAAGATCATCTTGA CGTACTTCTTTGGTCTACACTTTATTGGAATGATCTGCCTTATTGGATGGATCCAGTATGCTCCTTCAAAGTACACCGATCACATCGAAGAAAGCGGGCAGAACAAGATCTGGTG GGCCATATATTCCGCTCAAACGATGGTGGATAACTTGGGCTTCACCCTTACCCCTGACTCGATGATGACCTTCAGCGACGCCCCAGCCCCGATGCTCATTATGAGTGTCCTTGCCCTAGCTGGTCATACCTTTTACCCTGTGATCCTCCGATTCATTCTCTGGAGCACATCAAAGCTTCTGCCGGAAGACTCGTCGCTCCACGAGCCACTCTCATTCCTACTCAATCACCCGCGTCGGTGTTAtaccctcctcttccctaGTGGACCGACCTTGGCACTGTTGGGTATCTTGGCGCTGCTCAACATCGTCGATATCCTCTTCATTATTCTGCTCGATCTCGATAACCCAGCCGTGGCTAGTCTCCCTGGTTGGCCTCGCTTCGCTGCCTCTGTTTTTCAGGCTGTCAGCTCCCGGCACACTGGAACGACCAGTTTCAACTTGGCCGCAGTGAACCCCGCTGTGCAAATGAGCCTTCTGGTCATGATGTACGTGTCGGTGTACCCGATCTCTATTGCCGTTCGATCTTCGAACACGTACGAGGAGCGTTCGCTGGGACTTTACGAGCCCAGCATTCAGCCAGATGAGCAAAACGGCGGGTCCTACTTTGTCACTCACCTTAGGAACCAGCTGAGTTTTGACTTGTGGTACATCTGTCTTGGATTGTTTTGCGTTTGCATCGCAGAATCCAAGAGGATTATGAACGGCGACGATCCA GCTTTTACTACGTGGGCTATTCTATTTGAAGGTGTTTCAGCATA CTGCAATGTCGGCCTGAGTCTGGGCTACCCGACCATAGCATCATCGTTCTGCACCGAGTACTCCACGTTTAGCAAGCTCGTCATATGCGCCATGATGATCCGTGGACGACACCGAGGCCTGCCGTACGCCCTGGACCGCGCCATTGTTCTGCCGGACGAGAAGTCGTTGGGGACCGAAGTTGCAACCGAGGATCACGACCATGATGAATAA
- a CDS encoding Translation machinery-associated protein 7: MGGGNREGGKAKPLKQAKKAQKDLDDDDKAFLEKKRADEKARKELAAKAGGKKGPLNTGGQGIKKSGKK, translated from the exons ATGGGCGGCGGTAACCGAGAAG gcggcaaggccaagcccttgaagcaggccaagaaggcccagaaggacctcgacgacgacgacaaggccttcctcgagaagaagcgcgcTG ACGAGAAGGCCCGCAAGGAGCTTGCGGCCAAGGCTGGTGGCAAGAAGGGTCCCCTCAACACCGGCGGCCAGGGTATCAAGAAGAGCGGCAAGAAATAA
- a CDS encoding BTB domain-containing protein: MSTPSPAHKRKRGDDSPPGRSLGREEVILERVAPDGDVVFVLGGGTGKVQVQSSIMKSASPVFSAMLAGHFREGQMLHDAAASGQSVEIPLPGDDFEAFKLICIAIHRQASTTQYWPSEEVLMRVLQIADKYNLVDSVFLSMEFWARKYVPDPTLNHFLLMIICHQIKSQELFQLFSRSLVLNHGGSFMSLATENEQHICDSVPRGTIYKLACALEEMRATMMRRITKFINAELMARFNNGHSDNEMSSDIIPYYRLLRGVLDSYSRNPGLHSVGNDYSISDLTSQILKIETSFPAERSYNRTAPNAIPVYMALLRRLRGLNENFVGLCLDCLEVDKLDFDCRGVHK, from the exons ATGAGCACGCCTAGTCCCGCCCACAAGCGCAAGCGAGGCGACGATTCGCCGCCCGGGAGAAGCCTCGGCAGAGAGGAAGTTATCTTGGAGCGTGTCGCTCCCGATGGAGATGTCGTCTTTGTCCTCGGTGGGGGAACCGGCAAGGTCCAGGTTCAATCGAGCATCATGAAGAGTGCCTCTCCTGTCTTTTCCGCCATGTTGGCAGGTCATTTCAGAGAAGGCCAGATGCTCCATGATGCTGCGGCTAGCGGCCAGTCAGTCGAGATTCCTCTTCCTGGTGATGATTTCGAGGCCTTCAAGCTCATCTGCATCGCAATCCATCGCCAAGCCAGCACCACACAGTACTGGCCATCCGAAGAAGTGCTTATGCGAGTCCTCCAGATCGCCGACAAGTACAATCTTGTCGACTCGGTTTTCCTTTCCATGGAATTTTGGGCCAGAAAATATGTCCCCGATCCAACTCTCAACCACTTTCTTCTCATGATCATATGCCACCAAATTAAGTCTCAAGAACTCTTTCAACTCTTCAGTCGATCTCTCGTCCTCAACCATGGGGGGTCATTCATGTCCCTTGCTACTGAGAACGAGCAGCATATCTGCGACTCGGTTCCTCGTGGAACTATCTATAAGCTAGCAT GCGCCCTTGAAGAAATGCGAGCAACTATGATGCGGAGGATTACAAAGTTCATCAATGCCGAACTGATGGCCCGGTTCAATAATGGCCACTCGGATAATGAAATGTCCTCGGACATTATACCATACTATCGACTACTCAGAGGGGTGTTGGATTCCTACTCGAGGAACCCCGGCCTACACAGCGTCGGCAACGACTACTCGATCAGCGACCTGACCTCACAGATCCTAAAAATCGAAACTAGTTTTCCAGCGGAGCGCTCCTACAACAGAACTGCGCCAAATGCCATTCCAGTTTACATGGCGTTATTGAGGCGGTTGCGAGGCTTGAATGAGAACTTTGTCGGGTTGTGTCTCGACTGTCTTGAGGTTGACAAGTTGGACTTTGACTGCCGAGGAGTCCACAAGTAA
- a CDS encoding AA-permease domain-containing protein — translation MNTSPENIISTRVPLLSSSPLQARRQQFGTMTAFFKPSSETDVSPEPVLNDANGDLVTATEERSLQRGLAERHLSMLGIAGAIGTGLFLGLGGSVQTGGPLGALLGYATVGLVVCAVQFALGEVAALLPVTGAFVRHAEFLVDPAWGFAIGWNLVYGNVLSVPSEITAICVLFEFWTDINPSVFIIIFIILTAAVGLAFIRVFGEVEFWFALLKILLVVFLIILGLVINLGGVPGTPRIGFRYWKDPGPFVEHIATGNWGKFLGYWSVMTSAVFSFAGVESIAMAAAETRNPAKAIPKACKNVFIRIIVFYILAILIVGMLVPSNDERLNDSSGQAAQSPFVIAASAAGIPAIPSVVNAVVITSAWSASNQSLLAGTRVLYGLALKRQAPQIFLRTTSWGTPYVCVLFFTAFMFLSFMSLSNGAMTVFWWLVDLTAAGVLVSWSAILLNHIRLRLAMKKQGIPVTSLPWHNSWTPYSSIVALCMCLIILFTGGFSVFTKGNWDPVGFVSSYLDIPLVIAAYLIWKFVKKTKIVSLSEIPLQDAIKKSEQDRAAEV, via the exons ATGAATACGAGCCCCGAGAACATCATATCAACGCGGGTGCCTCTGCTCTCGAGTTCTCCTCTTCAGGCTCGACGACAGCAATTCGGAACCATGACCGCCTTTTTCAAGCCGAGTTCAGAGACAGACGTCTCACCCGAGCCGGTGCTCAATGATGCGAATGGCGACCTTGTTACCGCTACCGAGGAGCGCAGTCTGCAGCGCGGTCTCGCGGAGCGGCACCTTTCAATGCTTGGCATCGCCGGCGCCATCGGGACGGGCCTGtttctcggccttggcggaTCGGTGCAGACGGGCGGTCCCCTCGGTGCTCTCCTCGGCTACGCGACCGTCGGCCTCGTCGTGTGCGCCGTGCAGTTTGCCCTCGGAGAGGTTGCGGCGCTCCTCCCCGTGACGGGTGCCTTTGTCCGGCATGCAGAGTTTCTGGTAGATCCAGCTTGGGGATTCGCAATCGGTTGGAACCTCGTGTACGGCAATGTTCTATCTGTTCCCTCCGAGATCACGGCCATCTGCGTGCTGTTCGAGTTCTGGACCGACATCAACCCCTCCGttttcatcatcatcttcatcatcctaACCGCAGCAGTCGGCCTCGCCTTTATCCGCGTCTTTGGAGAAGTCGAATTCTGGTTCGCCCTGCTCAAGATCCtgctcgtcgtcttcctcatcatcctaGGTCTTGTCATCAACCTCGGAGGAGTTCCAGGAACCCCTCGGATCGGCTTCAGATACTGGAAGGATCCGGGTCCGTTTGTCGAGCACATCGCCACGGGGAACTGGGGCAAGTTTCTTGGATACTGGTCCGTCATGACGAGCGCCGTCTTCTCGTTTGCGGGTGTAGAgtccatcgccatggctgctgcCGAGACGAGGAACCCTGCAAAGGCCATCCCCAAGGCTTGCAAGAATGTCTTTATCCGCATCATTGTCTTTTACATCCTGGCCATTCTCATTGTCGGCATGCTGGTTCCGAGCAACGATGAGCGTCTTAACGATTCGTCTGGACAAGCGGCTCAGAGCCCCTTTGTTATCGCCGCGTCTGCTGCTGGTATCCCCGCCATCCCTTCCGTCGTCAACGCCGTTGTCATCACCTCTGCCTGGTCAGCATCGAATCAGAGTCTTCTTGCGGGCACTCGTGTCCTGTATGGTCTTGCCCTTAAGCGTCAGGCACCTCAGATCTTTCTCCGAACGACTTCGTGGGGCACTCCCTACGTGTGTGTGCTCTTCTTTACCGCTTTCATGTTCCTCAGCTTCATGAGTCTCTCGAATGGAGCCATGACTGTCTTTTGGTGGCTCGTCGACCTGACTGCTGCTGGAGTTCTTGTCTCCTGGTCGGCCATCCTCCTGAACCATATCAGACTGCGACTCGCCATGAAGAAGCAGGGCATCCCCGTTACCAGCTTACCTTGGCACAACTCATGGACTC CCTATTCCTCCATTGTTGCCCTCTGCATGTGCTTGATCATCCTCTTCACTGGCGGCTTCTCAGTCTTTACAAAAGGCAACTGGGACCCTGTTGGCTTTGTATCATCCTACTT AGACATCCCGCTCGTCATAGCTGCATACCTCATTTGGAAGTTTGTCAAGAAGACAAAGATTGTGTCATTATCCGAGATACCCCTTCAAGACGCAATTAAAAAGTCGGAACAGGACAGGGCCGCGGAGGTATAG
- a CDS encoding Non-specific serine/threonine protein kinase has translation MASSSDEGEIIENGAEDLKATSLQHTGRSSVDRQDRQKSRLSTPDHDSASRQSNTSRRSNSPRGSKRPYDDRERERDRDSYGSRHDSGHYRSHYEDSRRDDNRRPRGLYDDLDRPASRASNYSYDGRDRSRERDHYRDKDRDWYANKRPRNRSRSPHRSRRADRGRFDRFVREGQYDRRDDAPGELKYDDDRSSRNGGSVSKRTTVGEASRAQRHDAKPDKGLSNGNGPSRSSQRCVEVLYESQHGANLANRQPLARPEPERKPEPEPEPDYEEPEPIDEEAEIERRRKRREEILAKSSSATPLLLHAVGAAANKARASSPASTLPDTPMRTQSELASPRTPRSNLASPRSPGSHDEPSPGGINLLDDKELMNTHGKAQLDDEDGPSAADYDPTGDMQEDERRGELKHGHVVLHGEHHPIAAEQPQEEVQEKPSEKATDEDEDGDFDMFAEDFDEDKYATKPVEPLAPAQGDGAAPDVQAVVKGGILEGDDKDGYYKIRIGEVLNGRYQIQSALGRGMFSGVARAVDITTKQLVAIKMMRNNDALRKGGYTEIAILEKLNDADPENRKHIIKFERQFDYKGHLCMVFENLSMNLREVLRKFGNNVGINLGATRAYAYQIFVALAHMRKCSIIHADLKPDNILVNESRNVLKICDLGTAIDKSDAATAHMDITPYLVSRFYRAPEIILGIPYDYSVDMWSIGCTLYELYTGKILFTGDSNNQMLKAIMEIRGRFTPKLFKRGQLSGVHFDDKGQFISVERDKVLGKTTVRTMAVVKPTRDLRTRLMAASGGMNDAETRDLNHFIDLLEHCLTLNPDKRIKPADALRHPFFTSRAGHVRR, from the exons atggcgtcGAGTTCGGACGAAGGCGAGATCATCGAGAATGGCGCTGAAGATTTGAAGGCAACTTCACTGCAGCACACTGGACGAAGCAGTGTTGACCGTCAAGACAGACAAAAAAGTAGACTTTCGACTCCGGACCACGACTCGGCTTCCAGGCAAAGCAACACCTCGCGACGAAGCAACTCGCCCCGTGGTTCCAAGCGACCCTACGACGACAGGGAAAGGGAGAGGGACCGAGACTCCTACGGTTCGAGGCATGACTCGGGACACTATCGCTCTCACTACGAGGATTCTCGACGCGACGATAATCGAAGGCCTCGCGGCCTGTACGACGACCTCGACCGACCTGCATCACGCGCATCCAATTACAGTTACGATGGCCGCGACCGGAGTCGGGAACGAGATCACTATCGCGACAAGGATCGGGACTGGTATGCGAACAAGCGCCCGCGAAACAGGAGCCGTTCTCCCCATCGATCCCGCCGCGCCGACAGGGGCAGGTTCGACCGCTTCGTGAGAGAAGGCCAGTACGATCGTCGAGACGACGCACCCGGAGAGCTCAAGTATGATGATGACCGCAGCTCGCGGAATGGCGGTTCTGTGTCCAAGAGGACGACTGTAGGAGAGGCTTCACGCGCCCAGCGACATGATGCTAAACCAGACAAAGGCCTTTCAAATGGAAATGGCCCCTCCCGGAGTTCCCAGAGGTGCGTTGAAGTGCTGTACGAGTCGCAGCACGGTGCCAACCTTGCGAATAGGCAACCCCTGGCTCGGCCGGAACCCGAACGGAAGCCCGAACcggagcctgagcctgacTACGAGGAGCCTGAGCCCATtgacgaagaggccgagaTCGAGCGACGACGCAAGCGACGAGAGGAGATCCTGGCCAAGTCCAGCTCGGCgactcctcttctccttcatgcCGTGGGTGCTGCGGCGAACAAGGCCCGCGCATCATCTCCCGCATCGACTTTGCCCGACACGCCCATGAGAACGCAGTCAGAGCTTGCCAGTCCTCGCACTCCCCGATCGA ACCTAGCGTCACCGCGCTCACCCGGATCTCACGATGAACCATCGCCCGGCGGTatcaacctcctcgatgACAAGGAGTTGATGAACACCCATGGGAAGGCCCAActagatgacgaggatggtcCCTCTGCGGCTGATTATGACCCAACCGGGGACATGCAAGAGGATGAACGACGAGGTGAACTTAAACACGGACATGTCGTACTTCATGGTGAGCATCATCCTATTGCAGCCGAACAACCACAAGAAGAAGTCCAGGAAAAGCCGTCTGAAAAGGCTAccgatgaagacgaggacggcGACTTTGACATGTTTGCCgaagactttgacgaggacaAGTACGCAACAAAGCCCGTGGAGCCTCTCGCACCCGCACAGGGCGATGGTGCAGCTCCTGATGTCCAGGCCGTTGTCAAGGGGGGTATTCTCGAaggcgacgacaaggacggaTATTACAAGATTCGTATCGGTGAGGTCCTGAACGGTCGATATCAGATTCAATCTGCACTAGGAAGGGGCATGTTCTCGGGCGTGGCCCGGGCTGTCGACATTACCACGAAGCAGCTTGTcgccatcaagatgatgcGCAACAACGATGCCCTCCGAAAGGGAGGCTACACTGAGATTGccatcctcgagaagctcaacgacgCCGACCCTGAGAATCGAAAGCACATCATCAAGTTTGAGCGTCAGTTCGACTACAAGGGTCATCTGTGCATGGTGTTTGAGAACTTGAGCATGAACCTGCGAGAAGTGCTGCGCAAGTTTGGAAACAACGTGGGCATCAACCTCGGGGCGACGCGAGCGTATGCGTACCAGATCTTTGTTGCTCTGGCACACATGCGGAAGTGCAGCATCATCCATGCTGATCTCAAGCCCGACAACATTCTG GTGAACGAGAGCCGCAACGTGCTCAAGATCTGTGACTTGGGAACAGCCATCGACAAGTCTGACGCAGCAACGGCGCATATGGACATTACGCCATACCTTGTCAGTAGATTCTATCGAGCGCCAGAGATTATTTTGGGAATCCCTTACGACTACTCGGTTGATATGTGGTCCATCGGCTGCACCCTGTATGAGTTGTACACAGGCAAGATCCTGTTCACCGGAGACAGCAACAAccagatgctcaaggccattATGGAGATCCGAGGCAGGTTCACACCGAAATTGTTCAAGCGAGGTCAACTGTCGGGTGTTCATTTTGACGACAAGGGCCAATTCATCAGCGTCGAGCGTGACAAGGTTCTCGGAAAG ACTACCGTTCGGACCATGGCTGTGGTGAAACCCACACGCGACCTGCGGACGAGGCTCATGGCCGCCTCGGGAGGGATGAACGACGCCGAGACTAGGGATCTGAACCATTTCATCGACCTCCTTGAGCACTGTCTCACGCTCAACCCGGACAAGAGGATCAAACCTGCGGATGCGCTCCGTCATCCCTTCTTTACCTCGCGAGCGGGGCATGTACGGCGGTGA